From the genome of Pseudalkalibacillus hwajinpoensis, one region includes:
- a CDS encoding antibiotic biosynthesis monooxygenase family protein, whose translation MYVVMNELKVPDEAKDMMKQRFGKSADSMKNVDGCLEFLFLEQSAENGKLIVFTKWESEEAYQNWVHSDSFKNAHKEKRESKEKSPATGNELSEFTVVYHT comes from the coding sequence ATGTATGTTGTGATGAATGAATTGAAGGTCCCTGATGAAGCAAAAGACATGATGAAGCAACGTTTTGGGAAAAGTGCTGATAGTATGAAGAATGTTGATGGTTGCTTGGAGTTTCTATTTCTTGAACAGTCGGCTGAAAACGGAAAGCTTATTGTATTTACGAAATGGGAAAGTGAAGAGGCTTATCAGAATTGGGTGCACTCCGATTCATTTAAGAACGCTCATAAAGAAAAGCGCGAATCGAAAGAAAAATCTCCAGCAACAGGAAATGAACTAAGCGAATTTACAGTAGTTTATCATACGTAA